Proteins encoded within one genomic window of Actinomycetota bacterium:
- a CDS encoding inositol monophosphatase family protein, whose translation MSTRASEASLAGLADDLSLAIAMADVADAITMDRFGSDSLQVETKADLTPVTDADRSTEQALRELLAKHRPGDAILGEEFGSTDDSNSRQWILDPIDGTKNYLRGVPVWATLIALSINGLPVLGVVSAPALARRWWAAVGSGAWVSANTHPPIALRVSQIEALSMASLSYSDAVGWTAGTLEGLLSSTYRQRAYGDFWSHMLVAEGAVDIAAEPELGRWDMAALIPIVREAGGAATAFDGTDPMTSGSLLSTNSRLHDQVKELLH comes from the coding sequence ATGTCGACGCGAGCTTCTGAGGCAAGCCTTGCAGGCCTTGCCGACGATCTGTCCCTTGCAATTGCGATGGCCGATGTTGCCGATGCCATCACCATGGATCGATTCGGCTCCGATTCTCTTCAGGTGGAGACCAAGGCCGATCTCACTCCAGTTACCGATGCCGATCGATCAACGGAACAGGCCTTGCGCGAACTCCTGGCCAAACACCGCCCCGGGGACGCGATTCTCGGAGAGGAGTTCGGCTCTACTGATGATTCGAACTCTCGCCAATGGATCTTGGATCCCATCGACGGCACCAAGAATTACCTGCGCGGAGTACCGGTGTGGGCGACCTTGATCGCGCTGAGCATCAATGGCCTGCCTGTGCTTGGCGTCGTCTCTGCACCAGCGCTTGCTCGGCGATGGTGGGCCGCAGTTGGATCCGGCGCCTGGGTGAGTGCAAACACTCACCCGCCAATTGCCTTGCGAGTGAGTCAAATCGAGGCACTCAGCATGGCCTCGCTTTCGTACTCTGATGCGGTCGGATGGACAGCTGGGACTCTGGAGGGATTGTTGAGCTCCACTTACCGGCAGCGGGCATACGGAGATTTTTGGTCGCACATGCTGGTAGCGGAGGGTGCCGTCGACATTGCAGCTGAACCAGAGCTAGGCAGGTGGGATATGGCAGCGCTCATCCCGATAGTGCGCGAAGCCGGAGGCGCAGCGACGGCTTTCGACGGCACCGACCCGATGACAAGCGGTTCGCTGCTCTCAACAAACAGCCGTCTACACGATCAGGTAAAGGAACTCCTCCACTAG
- a CDS encoding CBS domain-containing protein produces the protein MQLSTILANKGSHVVTIRPGATVFGLASVLAENHIGAAVVSEDGEHILGLASERDVVRAIADRLELAQTQVAEVMSPEVCALLATNTVEHAMEVMTNQRVRHLPIVDESLALMGIVSIGDLVKLRLDQLEVERSALMEYITKGG, from the coding sequence ATGCAACTCTCAACGATCTTGGCAAATAAGGGCTCGCACGTGGTCACTATTCGACCCGGAGCAACCGTCTTCGGACTGGCAAGTGTGTTGGCTGAGAACCACATTGGTGCTGCAGTCGTTTCGGAGGACGGCGAGCACATTCTCGGGCTCGCGTCAGAGCGCGATGTCGTGCGCGCAATAGCCGACCGCCTTGAACTCGCACAGACTCAAGTTGCTGAAGTCATGAGTCCGGAAGTCTGCGCCCTACTGGCCACTAACACGGTGGAACATGCAATGGAGGTGATGACGAATCAGCGAGTGCGACACCTGCCGATCGTCGATGAGTCGCTCGCATTGATGGGAATCGTGAGCATTGGCGACCTTGTGAAACTTCGGCTTGATCAACTAGAGGTCGAACGCAGTGCATTGATGGAGTACATCACCAAGGGTGGTTAG